A single window of Nocardia sp. NBC_01327 DNA harbors:
- a CDS encoding DUF397 domain-containing protein has protein sequence MRDGKMLPMFNTAQYRPDSTDWFTSTRTNNGNQCVEVRFDGDAVLIRDSKFRRNPAHRGQAEPIITVTAADWMAFLGTVPGRRVASTALVAYPSPDGGATLVHGETSLVYTPGEWAAFAAGVRDGEFDRIALTA, from the coding sequence ATGCGAGACGGTAAAATGCTGCCCATGTTCAATACCGCGCAGTATCGGCCGGATTCCACCGACTGGTTCACCTCTACCCGAACCAATAATGGAAATCAGTGTGTAGAAGTCCGTTTCGATGGTGATGCGGTGCTCATCCGTGACAGCAAGTTCCGGCGAAACCCGGCGCATCGCGGCCAGGCCGAGCCCATCATCACCGTGACCGCCGCCGACTGGATGGCCTTCCTCGGCACGGTGCCGGGTCGCCGCGTCGCCTCCACCGCCCTCGTCGCGTACCCGTCCCCGGATGGCGGGGCCACCCTCGTCCACGGTGAGACCTCCCTGGTCTACACGCCCGGCGAGTGGGCCGCCTTCGCCGCCGGAGTCCGTGACGGCGAGTTCGACCGGATCGCACTCACCGCCTGA
- a CDS encoding NUDIX hydrolase — MRPDVLAGIERELRQQANAEGINHFVVAAAVFRNGKLLVVRRVADDYHGGMYELPGGGVESGESFAECVERELFEETGLRIQRITDVLGGFDYATRTKSRVRKYSFVVDTEPGEVLLAPGEHDQFQWIDADSLDNLPMADDMRAAVFALVTTHPAR; from the coding sequence ATGCGACCCGACGTACTCGCGGGCATCGAACGCGAACTCCGACAACAGGCCAATGCCGAGGGGATCAACCACTTCGTGGTGGCAGCGGCCGTGTTCCGGAATGGAAAACTACTGGTCGTGCGGCGTGTCGCGGACGATTATCACGGCGGCATGTACGAACTCCCGGGCGGCGGCGTCGAATCCGGGGAGAGCTTCGCCGAATGCGTCGAACGAGAACTCTTCGAGGAGACAGGCCTGCGTATCCAGCGCATCACGGACGTACTCGGCGGATTCGACTACGCCACCCGCACCAAATCGCGAGTGCGGAAATACAGCTTCGTGGTCGATACCGAACCCGGGGAAGTGTTGCTCGCACCCGGCGAACACGATCAATTCCAGTGGATAGACGCCGACAGTCTGGACAACCTGCCCATGGCGGACGATATGCGCGCGGCCGTCTTCGCGCTCGTCACCACCCACCCCGCCAGGTGA
- a CDS encoding LamB/YcsF family protein, producing MTVDLNSDLGEGFGAYRMGDDAAMLEVVTSANIACGFHAGDPSIMRRTCALAVEKGVRIGAHIGYRDLPGFGRRALAVPAAELRDETLYQIGSLDAFARAAGDRVRYVKPHGALYHAAAADRTLADAIVAALREFDSRLALLGPAATEMEHAARAAGTPFLGEGFADRAYTPDGLLAPRTLPGAVLHADEAVAQALSIARTGKALTLDGGTVAVSAASICVHGDTPAAVHMAHRIRTALEEDGIPLQAFT from the coding sequence ATGACGGTGGACCTGAACAGCGATCTGGGCGAGGGCTTCGGCGCGTACCGCATGGGTGATGATGCGGCCATGCTCGAGGTGGTCACCAGCGCCAATATCGCGTGCGGTTTCCACGCCGGCGATCCGTCGATCATGCGCCGCACCTGTGCGCTCGCCGTCGAGAAGGGCGTTCGCATCGGCGCGCACATCGGCTACCGGGACCTGCCGGGCTTCGGCCGCCGCGCCCTCGCAGTCCCCGCCGCCGAACTGCGCGATGAAACCCTGTACCAAATAGGCAGTCTCGACGCCTTCGCCCGCGCCGCCGGTGACCGCGTCCGCTATGTGAAACCCCATGGCGCGCTCTATCACGCGGCCGCCGCGGACCGTACCCTGGCGGACGCGATCGTCGCGGCCCTGCGCGAATTCGATTCCCGCCTGGCCCTCTTGGGCCCCGCCGCCACCGAAATGGAGCATGCCGCCCGAGCCGCCGGCACCCCCTTCCTCGGTGAGGGCTTCGCCGACCGCGCCTACACCCCCGACGGCCTGCTCGCCCCCCGCACCCTCCCCGGCGCCGTCCTGCACGCGGACGAAGCAGTGGCCCAGGCCCTTTCGATCGCCCGCACCGGCAAAGCCCTGACCCTGGACGGCGGCACCGTAGCCGTCTCCGCCGCCAGCATCTGCGTGCACGGCGACACCCCCGCCGCCGTGCACATGGCCCACCGCATCCGCACCGCCCTCGAAGAAGACGGCATTCCACTGCAGGCCTTCACATGA
- a CDS encoding biotin-dependent carboxyltransferase family protein, translating into MIRVERVGPLATIQDLGRPGWFDSGVGIAGAADRASLRLANRLVGNPEGAAGIEALFGGLELLAQRHLTVAVTGASAPATVDGRPVGAASVLEIEEGQRLRLGWALSGLRSYVAVRGGIDVPPVLGSRSRDTMSGIGPEPLRPGDQLPVGLPPRIHPIVDVAPVAAPRAGRLTIRVLPGPRDDWFANAPALYEGEWTVSSDTDRVGTRLDRRTGPPLQRGTTGELPTEGMALGSIQVPPSGQPVVFLADHPITGGYPVIGVVLDADVDAVAQARPGQALRFRRVTSATRA; encoded by the coding sequence GTGATCCGGGTCGAGCGGGTCGGCCCGCTGGCGACCATTCAGGATCTGGGCCGCCCCGGCTGGTTCGATTCCGGTGTCGGCATCGCGGGCGCGGCGGATCGCGCGTCCCTGCGGTTGGCGAACCGACTGGTCGGAAACCCTGAGGGCGCAGCGGGAATCGAAGCGTTGTTCGGCGGCCTGGAACTGCTCGCGCAGCGCCATCTCACGGTGGCGGTGACAGGCGCGTCCGCACCCGCGACCGTGGACGGCCGTCCGGTCGGCGCGGCGAGCGTGCTGGAAATCGAAGAGGGCCAGCGACTTCGGCTCGGCTGGGCCCTATCCGGTTTGCGGAGCTATGTGGCGGTACGCGGCGGAATCGACGTCCCACCCGTGCTGGGTTCCCGCAGCCGCGACACCATGTCCGGCATCGGCCCCGAGCCGCTACGCCCGGGAGATCAACTGCCCGTGGGCCTTCCGCCCCGCATCCACCCGATCGTGGACGTGGCCCCGGTGGCGGCGCCGCGTGCGGGCCGGCTCACCATCCGGGTCCTGCCCGGCCCGCGCGACGACTGGTTCGCCAACGCCCCGGCCCTGTACGAGGGCGAATGGACCGTATCCTCCGATACCGACCGCGTCGGCACCCGCCTCGACCGCCGCACCGGCCCGCCGCTGCAGCGCGGCACAACCGGCGAATTGCCCACGGAGGGTATGGCTCTGGGTTCGATCCAGGTCCCGCCGAGCGGTCAGCCCGTGGTCTTCCTGGCCGATCATCCGATCACCGGCGGCTATCCGGTGATCGGTGTGGTGCTCGACGCCGATGTGGACGCGGTCGCGCAGGCCCGGCCCGGTCAGGCGCTGCGCTTCCGCCGGGTCACTTCAGCGACGCGTGCATGA
- a CDS encoding MFS transporter, translating into MPPDLAAAPRRGVRSAVASVRGALAESPGALRLSTVRLAGQFGDGMFQAALSGAILFNPERETDPLAIAGGFAALLLPYSIIGPYAGALLDRWDRRTVLLIANVLRGVLIALTAVSLLSGMRDTPILLLALSVVGVSRFVGAGVSASLPRVLAQQRLVAMNSILATIASGCAILGAGVAFGLITVIGAGDFASAVAVALSACGSIAGACAAAGFRRHALGPDPGDRGGEPNRESSLRAIAAGLRSGATAAWRSREVTTAMIGIGAHRMVFGADTLLMVLVLRRGAGTGHHIAKFSAAITATGLGMLAAAVVAPVLIPRLGRARTIVTGLITAIVVQLTLVTPITLATGTDERRAELLLLAAAFLLGLAGQTIKLTGDAAMQIEIDDLHRGQVFALQDTIFNITYVLALAGTALWIPADGRSPAVVIAAAGVYCCGIAAIALISARSQPADNRFR; encoded by the coding sequence GTGCCACCGGACCTTGCGGCCGCACCGCGCAGGGGCGTGCGGAGCGCGGTCGCGTCGGTACGCGGCGCCCTGGCGGAGAGTCCGGGTGCGCTGCGGCTGAGTACCGTGCGGCTTGCCGGGCAATTCGGCGACGGCATGTTCCAGGCGGCGCTGTCCGGGGCGATTCTGTTCAATCCCGAGCGGGAGACGGATCCGCTGGCCATCGCGGGCGGGTTCGCGGCGCTGCTGCTGCCGTATTCGATCATCGGGCCGTATGCGGGGGCGCTGCTGGACCGCTGGGACCGGCGCACGGTACTGCTCATCGCCAATGTGCTGCGCGGCGTGCTCATCGCGCTCACCGCGGTGAGCCTGCTGAGCGGGATGCGGGATACGCCGATACTGCTGCTCGCGCTGTCCGTGGTCGGAGTGTCGCGATTCGTGGGGGCGGGCGTGTCGGCGTCCCTGCCACGGGTGCTCGCACAGCAGCGGCTCGTGGCCATGAACTCGATCCTCGCGACCATCGCGTCCGGCTGCGCCATTCTCGGGGCGGGGGTGGCGTTCGGGCTCATCACGGTGATCGGGGCGGGGGATTTCGCCTCGGCCGTCGCGGTCGCGCTCAGTGCCTGCGGATCGATCGCCGGGGCTTGTGCGGCGGCCGGATTCCGGCGCCACGCGCTCGGCCCGGATCCCGGTGACCGCGGTGGTGAACCGAACCGGGAAAGCTCACTCCGGGCGATTGCTGCGGGTTTGCGATCAGGCGCTACCGCGGCCTGGCGGTCACGGGAGGTCACCACCGCCATGATCGGCATCGGCGCGCACCGCATGGTGTTCGGCGCCGACACGCTGCTGATGGTGCTGGTGCTCAGGCGCGGCGCGGGGACCGGGCATCACATCGCGAAATTCAGCGCGGCCATCACCGCGACCGGTCTCGGCATGCTGGCCGCGGCGGTGGTCGCGCCCGTGCTCATTCCGCGGCTCGGGCGGGCACGCACCATTGTGACGGGGCTGATCACCGCCATCGTGGTGCAGTTGACGCTGGTCACGCCCATCACGCTCGCCACCGGGACGGATGAGCGCCGGGCCGAACTGCTGCTGCTCGCGGCCGCGTTCCTGCTCGGACTGGCGGGACAGACCATCAAACTCACCGGCGACGCCGCCATGCAGATCGAGATCGACGACCTGCACCGCGGACAGGTATTCGCCTTGCAGGACACCATTTTCAATATCACCTATGTGCTGGCGCTGGCGGGCACCGCGCTGTGGATACCGGCGGACGGCCGGTCGCCGGCCGTGGTGATCGCCGCGGCGGGGGTGTACTGCTGTGGGATTGCCGCCATAGCGCTAATATCGGCTCGATCACAACCGGCCGACAACCGGTTTCGCTGA
- a CDS encoding Scr1 family TA system antitoxin-like transcriptional regulator, with the protein MAPVSPTVARWELVLRLRELREQRGFDSATFAKRVGFTPANWSHVEKGRRVLTASTIEPVLTLLEVDGEEHEELLELLAASKERGWWAKASALIGPELQRYYGMEFGADSIRSYDSLVVPGLLQTEEYTRALISADVMIRPVQVEQLVAVRMRRQERLRDADHLDLTAVIGEATLLQQIGGPKVLRGQLEHLAMLLDELDSLTVRVIPFAASQGAMLGGASFHLLDFTSESLPTFGWAESAVFGGPVEDPDQIRDLGFAFVRALDQSLSRAESLDMIKSYSQG; encoded by the coding sequence ATGGCACCCGTGTCGCCCACCGTCGCCCGGTGGGAGTTGGTTCTCCGCCTACGGGAGCTGCGTGAGCAGCGCGGCTTCGATTCGGCGACCTTCGCCAAACGGGTCGGCTTCACGCCGGCCAATTGGTCGCACGTGGAGAAGGGCCGCAGGGTCCTCACGGCCAGCACCATCGAACCGGTGCTGACGCTGCTCGAGGTGGACGGCGAGGAGCACGAGGAATTGCTCGAACTCCTGGCCGCCAGCAAGGAACGCGGTTGGTGGGCCAAGGCTTCCGCACTCATCGGCCCCGAACTGCAGCGCTACTACGGTATGGAATTCGGTGCGGACAGCATCCGCAGTTACGACAGCCTCGTGGTCCCCGGTCTCCTGCAGACCGAGGAGTACACCCGGGCGCTCATCAGCGCCGATGTCATGATCCGCCCGGTGCAGGTGGAACAGCTTGTGGCCGTGCGCATGCGGCGGCAGGAGCGGCTGCGCGACGCCGATCATCTGGACCTCACCGCCGTCATCGGTGAGGCCACGCTGCTGCAGCAGATCGGCGGCCCGAAAGTCCTGCGCGGGCAACTGGAGCATCTGGCGATGCTGCTCGACGAGCTGGATTCGCTGACGGTACGGGTGATTCCGTTCGCCGCCTCGCAGGGCGCCATGCTCGGCGGCGCCAGTTTTCATCTGCTGGATTTCACTTCGGAATCGCTGCCCACCTTCGGCTGGGCCGAGAGTGCGGTTTTCGGTGGGCCGGTGGAGGATCCGGATCAGATTCGCGATCTGGGTTTTGCATTTGTGCGTGCACTCGACCAATCTCTCAGTCGTGCAGAATCTTTGGACATGATCAAGAGTTATTCGCAAGGGTAG
- a CDS encoding 5-oxoprolinase subunit B family protein, giving the protein MTDSASESLAGEVRSAGDCALLVIPPQRRMVGELVAALRARPAGVVDVLPAAATVLVTLSAPAAAEPVRQQLNSLLARLESEARVAAGARRLPGWLPDDRPDDAVGGNGFRDEPVEIPVRYDGADLPEVARLLGLTPAEVIAEHTGIVWRCAFVGFAPGFGYLESPDARLTVPRRTQSRTAIPPGAVALAGGYSAVYPRRSPGGWQLIGTTDISMWDVDRDPPAAIRTGTRVRFVDVEERG; this is encoded by the coding sequence ATGACTGATTCGGCGTCCGAGTCGCTCGCCGGCGAGGTTCGCTCGGCGGGTGATTGTGCGCTGCTGGTGATTCCGCCACAGCGCCGCATGGTGGGGGAGTTGGTCGCGGCGCTGCGCGCGCGGCCAGCGGGTGTGGTGGATGTGCTTCCCGCTGCGGCGACGGTGTTGGTGACGCTCTCTGCTCCTGCCGCTGCGGAACCGGTGCGGCAGCAGTTGAATTCGCTGCTGGCCCGCTTGGAATCCGAGGCGCGTGTGGCGGCGGGGGCGCGCCGGTTGCCCGGCTGGCTGCCGGATGATCGTCCGGACGATGCGGTGGGCGGCAATGGTTTCCGCGACGAACCCGTCGAGATCCCCGTCCGCTACGACGGTGCGGATCTGCCCGAGGTCGCGCGCCTGCTCGGTCTGACTCCGGCCGAGGTGATCGCCGAGCACACCGGCATCGTATGGCGTTGCGCCTTTGTGGGATTCGCCCCCGGCTTCGGCTATCTGGAATCCCCCGACGCCCGCCTGACGGTCCCCCGCCGCACCCAGTCCCGCACCGCGATTCCACCCGGCGCGGTCGCCCTGGCAGGCGGCTATTCGGCGGTGTACCCGCGCCGCAGTCCCGGCGGCTGGCAGCTCATCGGCACCACGGATATCTCCATGTGGGATGTCGATCGCGATCCGCCCGCCGCGATCCGCACCGGCACCCGCGTGCGATTCGTCGATGTCGAGGAGCGGGGATGA
- a CDS encoding DUF4190 domain-containing protein, with product MSQYPPPGNNPPPGNYGQYPGQPPGGYPPPGGQQYWQESPKSKGLAITALILGILALLSSWTVLGGIGFGLFAVILGVIALMKARKGTSGGSGMALTGLILGLLSLIIGIVVGVIGWTFFKDNGGSDFVSCVRDAKNDQSKIDQCEQDWNQKIENKYSITLTPAPTN from the coding sequence ATGTCGCAGTACCCGCCTCCGGGCAATAACCCGCCCCCCGGCAATTACGGCCAGTACCCCGGGCAGCCGCCCGGTGGTTATCCGCCGCCCGGCGGTCAGCAGTACTGGCAGGAGTCCCCGAAGAGCAAGGGCCTGGCCATCACCGCCCTGATCCTGGGCATTCTCGCGCTGCTCAGCTCGTGGACGGTGCTCGGCGGCATCGGGTTCGGCCTCTTCGCCGTCATTCTCGGCGTGATCGCGCTGATGAAGGCGCGCAAGGGCACCAGCGGCGGCTCCGGAATGGCCCTCACCGGTCTCATTCTCGGCCTGCTGAGTCTCATCATCGGCATTGTTGTCGGTGTGATCGGCTGGACCTTCTTCAAGGACAACGGCGGCAGTGACTTCGTCTCCTGCGTCCGGGATGCGAAGAACGACCAGTCCAAGATCGATCAGTGTGAGCAGGACTGGAATCAGAAGATCGAGAACAAGTACAGCATCACGCTGACCCCGGCCCCCACGAACTGA
- a CDS encoding DUF4185 domain-containing protein → MGFRPTDVLILSGALTVGAILLPAAPAGATEPWAPPPMNSCGETGFDPLAREAPPATAQPQPQPDPTIRIQVPVPQITTVPVPGPKPDKTRIEPVALPEDPCAAPCPDIRSDPKPAETTPPEGNPTGEPATPGEPDVSSSAAPPTTAPNAGGDGPRPAPQIELQPETEPIPIPVPGGEPPEPQAPPAVDVQPPAAAPVAAAVTPREVQQVQLVNQITGHGSVNRTDTRWSVDGTDLGLIWENKPGQVSVVFGDTFGKGWSPIGAGTGDQDWRSNTLAYSSTHDLSNGLVLDNFVQDSRCHAAEILDSRKIKNFEVTTIPTSGFAVGNRQYLTYMSVNRWSKIPGMWWTNNGGIAWSDDNGSTWTKSQWAHWDNLFGLGRFQVATMVPHGDYVYMFGTPNGRMGVIGLARVPAAQVLNKTAYQYWTNGNWVPADGANELLATPIVSGTASELSLRYDQDTGQWQMVYLDLQRHEIVLRTAAEPQGTWTDPVKLIDIDDYPTAYGGFMHPWSTGKDLYFTMSAWNSYNVYLMHASLK, encoded by the coding sequence ATGGGATTCCGTCCGACCGATGTCCTGATCCTGTCGGGTGCGCTGACCGTGGGTGCGATCCTGCTCCCCGCCGCGCCCGCCGGTGCGACCGAGCCGTGGGCGCCGCCGCCCATGAACAGTTGCGGGGAAACGGGATTCGACCCGCTGGCGCGGGAAGCCCCGCCCGCCACCGCGCAGCCGCAACCGCAGCCCGATCCGACCATTCGCATCCAGGTTCCGGTACCGCAGATCACCACGGTGCCGGTGCCCGGGCCCAAGCCGGACAAGACCCGTATCGAACCGGTGGCGCTGCCGGAGGATCCGTGCGCGGCGCCCTGCCCGGATATTCGCAGCGACCCGAAACCGGCGGAAACCACACCGCCGGAGGGCAATCCGACCGGCGAGCCCGCCACGCCGGGCGAACCCGACGTCTCCAGCAGCGCCGCACCGCCGACCACCGCTCCGAATGCCGGGGGCGACGGACCGCGACCGGCGCCGCAGATCGAACTGCAGCCGGAGACCGAACCCATCCCGATTCCGGTGCCGGGCGGTGAGCCGCCCGAACCGCAGGCCCCGCCGGCCGTGGATGTGCAGCCGCCCGCCGCCGCGCCCGTGGCGGCCGCGGTCACCCCGCGCGAGGTGCAGCAGGTGCAGCTGGTCAATCAGATCACCGGGCACGGGTCGGTCAATCGCACCGATACCCGCTGGTCGGTGGACGGCACCGATCTCGGTTTGATCTGGGAGAACAAGCCCGGTCAGGTCTCGGTCGTCTTCGGCGACACCTTCGGCAAGGGCTGGAGCCCGATCGGCGCGGGGACCGGGGATCAGGACTGGCGCAGCAACACCCTCGCCTACAGCAGCACTCACGATCTCTCGAACGGGCTGGTCCTCGATAATTTCGTGCAGGACAGCCGCTGCCACGCCGCCGAGATCCTGGACAGCCGCAAGATCAAGAACTTCGAGGTCACCACCATCCCCACCTCGGGTTTCGCGGTCGGCAACCGCCAGTACCTGACCTACATGTCCGTGAATCGGTGGAGCAAGATCCCCGGCATGTGGTGGACCAACAACGGCGGCATCGCCTGGTCCGACGACAATGGCAGCACCTGGACCAAATCCCAATGGGCGCACTGGGACAACCTGTTCGGGCTCGGGCGCTTCCAGGTCGCGACCATGGTGCCGCACGGGGACTACGTGTACATGTTCGGAACGCCGAACGGGCGCATGGGAGTGATCGGGCTCGCCCGGGTGCCCGCCGCGCAGGTGCTGAACAAAACCGCGTACCAGTACTGGACCAACGGCAACTGGGTCCCGGCCGACGGGGCCAACGAATTGCTGGCCACCCCAATCGTTTCCGGCACCGCCAGCGAACTGTCGCTGCGCTACGACCAGGACACCGGGCAGTGGCAGATGGTGTACCTGGATCTGCAGCGGCACGAGATCGTGCTGCGGACCGCCGCGGAACCGCAGGGGACGTGGACGGATCCGGTCAAGCTCATCGATATCGACGACTATCCGACGGCGTACGGCGGCTTCATGCATCCGTGGTCGACCGGTAAGGATCTGTACTTCACCATGTCGGCCTGGAACAGCTACAACGTGTATCTCATGCACGCGTCGCTGAAGTGA
- a CDS encoding pirin family protein, whose translation MSTLTTPQIHVHRGGDRMKTRVAWLDSKHSFSFGEHYDPDNTHHGLLLVNNEDIVLPGEGFETHPHRDMEIITWVLSGSLVHQDSLGHNGVIYPGLAQRMSAGAGILHSEKNDSWRFDAGPEHDEPVHFVQMWVVPDEPGLDPGYQQLEIDDELAGGALVTVASGLPRYRDRTAIGIGSSHSALHVARMPGLGEAPEVRLPEAPYLHVFIARGEVELEGVGTLYEGDAVRLARSGGQRVTASLPSEILVWEMHARLGGQ comes from the coding sequence GTGTCCACGCTCACGACACCACAGATCCATGTCCATCGTGGCGGTGACCGCATGAAAACGCGTGTGGCGTGGCTGGATTCGAAGCATTCGTTCTCCTTCGGGGAACATTACGATCCCGACAACACCCATCACGGCTTATTGCTCGTGAACAACGAAGACATCGTGCTGCCCGGTGAAGGATTCGAAACGCATCCCCATCGCGATATGGAGATCATCACCTGGGTACTGAGCGGCAGCCTGGTGCATCAGGATTCGCTCGGGCACAACGGGGTGATCTATCCCGGTCTCGCGCAGCGTATGAGTGCGGGTGCGGGCATCCTGCATTCGGAGAAGAACGATTCGTGGCGGTTCGATGCTGGCCCCGAACACGATGAGCCGGTGCATTTCGTCCAGATGTGGGTGGTTCCGGACGAGCCCGGCCTGGATCCCGGCTATCAGCAGCTGGAGATCGACGACGAATTGGCCGGCGGCGCTCTGGTGACGGTGGCCTCGGGCCTGCCGCGCTATCGCGATCGCACGGCCATCGGCATCGGCAGCAGTCATTCCGCACTGCACGTGGCCCGCATGCCGGGTCTCGGCGAGGCGCCGGAGGTTCGCCTGCCGGAAGCCCCTTACCTGCACGTATTCATTGCGCGCGGTGAGGTCGAGCTGGAGGGTGTCGGGACGCTGTACGAGGGTGACGCGGTGCGGCTGGCGCGCAGCGGTGGTCAGCGGGTGACGGCGAGCCTGCCGTCGGAAATTTTGGTGTGGGAGATGCACGCGCGTCTGGGCGGGCAATAG
- a CDS encoding M13 family metallopeptidase, with protein sequence MTSQLNNPSGIDLTFRNEGVRVQDDLFAHVNGEWLDKYDIPSDRAVDGAFRTLYDQAELDVQQIIQEAAASDAAPGSEARKVGDLYNSYMDEAAIAAAGLTPIADELAAVAQVRDRSEFAALIGSLQRHGVGGPVAFYVDTDDKDSTRYLVHTSQSGIGLPDESYYHKDEYADIRDKYVAHIRRMFELAGVDYDAQRVFDLEQKLAAGHWDVVRRRDAEKSYNLTTFDALAGEHPEFDWTAWTSAIAEGVDRSGSELFAEVVVRQPDYLRTFAQTWALESLEDWKAWAAWRIVKARASYLTDDLVEASFDFYGRTLTGAPENRERWKRGVSLVQDLLGEAVGKLYVERHFPPAAKARMVELVANLQEAYRRNISDLEWMGADTRQAALTKLEKFTPKIGYPDEWRDYSAIVVDPADLVGNYRQGYAAENDRDLNKLGGPVDRAEWFMTPQTVNAYYNPGMNEIVFPAAILHPPFFDMNADDAANYGGIGAVIGHEIGHGFDDQGSKYDGDGNMIDWWTESDRSEFGKRTKALIDQYNQFSPKDLSDDHKVNGEFTIGENIGDLGGLTIALEAYRISLEDKDSPTLDGLTGLQRVFFGWAQVWRTKARPEEAIRRLAVDPHSPPEFRCNGVVRNLDGFHEAFDVKPGDGLYLDPAERVKIW encoded by the coding sequence GTGACTTCGCAGCTGAACAATCCCTCCGGTATCGACCTGACCTTCCGTAACGAGGGCGTGCGGGTGCAGGACGACCTGTTCGCGCACGTCAATGGCGAATGGCTGGATAAATACGACATACCGTCGGACAGGGCGGTGGACGGCGCGTTCCGCACGCTCTACGACCAGGCGGAGCTGGACGTGCAGCAGATCATCCAGGAGGCGGCTGCCTCCGATGCCGCGCCCGGCAGCGAGGCCCGCAAGGTCGGTGACCTGTACAACAGCTATATGGACGAGGCCGCCATCGCTGCCGCCGGTCTGACCCCGATCGCGGACGAGCTGGCCGCGGTCGCCCAGGTGCGCGATCGGAGCGAATTCGCCGCCCTCATCGGCAGCCTGCAGCGCCACGGCGTCGGTGGCCCGGTCGCCTTCTACGTCGACACCGACGATAAGGATTCGACCCGCTACCTGGTGCACACCAGCCAGTCCGGCATCGGCCTGCCGGACGAGTCGTACTACCACAAGGACGAATACGCCGACATTCGCGACAAGTACGTCGCGCACATCCGCCGCATGTTCGAGCTGGCCGGCGTGGACTACGACGCGCAGCGGGTCTTCGACCTGGAACAGAAGCTGGCCGCCGGGCACTGGGATGTGGTGCGCCGCCGCGATGCCGAAAAGAGCTACAACCTCACCACTTTCGACGCGCTGGCCGGCGAGCACCCCGAATTCGACTGGACCGCCTGGACTTCCGCGATCGCCGAGGGCGTCGACCGTTCCGGTAGCGAGCTCTTCGCCGAAGTGGTGGTGCGCCAGCCGGACTACCTGCGCACCTTCGCGCAGACCTGGGCGCTGGAGTCGCTGGAGGACTGGAAGGCGTGGGCGGCCTGGCGAATCGTGAAGGCCCGTGCCTCCTATCTGACCGATGACCTGGTCGAGGCGAGCTTCGACTTCTACGGCCGCACCCTCACCGGCGCCCCGGAGAACCGTGAGCGCTGGAAGCGCGGCGTGTCCCTGGTGCAGGATCTGCTGGGCGAGGCCGTCGGCAAACTGTATGTGGAGCGCCACTTCCCGCCGGCCGCGAAGGCCCGCATGGTCGAGCTGGTGGCGAACCTGCAGGAGGCGTACCGCCGCAATATCTCCGATCTGGAGTGGATGGGCGCCGACACCCGGCAGGCCGCACTCACCAAGCTGGAGAAGTTCACCCCGAAGATCGGCTACCCGGACGAGTGGCGCGACTACTCGGCGATCGTGGTCGACCCGGCCGATCTGGTGGGCAACTACCGCCAGGGGTACGCCGCCGAGAACGACCGCGATCTGAACAAGCTCGGCGGCCCGGTGGATCGCGCCGAATGGTTCATGACCCCGCAGACGGTGAATGCCTACTACAACCCCGGCATGAACGAAATCGTGTTCCCCGCAGCAATTCTGCACCCGCCGTTCTTCGATATGAATGCGGACGACGCCGCCAATTACGGTGGCATCGGTGCGGTCATCGGCCACGAGATCGGCCACGGCTTCGACGATCAGGGTTCGAAGTACGACGGCGACGGCAATATGATCGACTGGTGGACCGAATCCGATCGCAGCGAATTCGGTAAGCGCACAAAGGCTCTCATCGATCAGTACAACCAGTTCTCCCCGAAGGACCTCTCCGACGATCACAAGGTCAACGGCGAGTTCACCATCGGCGAGAACATCGGCGATCTGGGCGGCCTGACCATTGCCCTGGAGGCGTACCGGATCTCGCTGGAGGACAAGGACTCCCCCACCCTCGACGGGCTCACCGGTCTGCAGCGCGTCTTCTTCGGCTGGGCGCAGGTCTGGCGCACCAAGGCCCGCCCCGAGGAGGCCATCCGCCGCCTGGCCGTCGACCCGCACTCCCCGCCGGAGTTCCGCTGCAACGGCGTCGTCCGCAACCTCGACGGTTTCCACGAGGCGTTCGACGTGAAGCCCGGCGACGGCCTCTACCTCGATCCAGCGGAGCGCGTGAAGATCTGGTGA